The following are encoded together in the Candidatus Methylomirabilis oxygeniifera genome:
- a CDS encoding exported protein of unknown function (Evidence 5 : No homology to any previously reported sequences), with product MMMARAMMMLGFYLLLPLALCTLWVADGFALQKGEVIIDGRIKITVEVARTRHEQATGLAGRSSLPKGEGMLFPFDAEEHRTFWMKGMLIPIDIVWIREGKVATINANIPPPRSHETPAVVRHLADLVLEVPAGYAQEMGISEGQAVRVTYEGVSR from the coding sequence ATGATGATGGCTCGCGCTATGATGATGTTAGGATTCTATCTTCTGCTTCCGCTGGCGTTATGTACGCTCTGGGTCGCTGATGGTTTCGCCCTGCAAAAAGGCGAAGTGATCATCGACGGCCGGATAAAAATTACTGTTGAGGTGGCACGGACCAGGCACGAGCAGGCCACAGGACTCGCGGGCCGATCATCGCTGCCAAAAGGTGAAGGAATGCTCTTTCCCTTTGATGCAGAGGAACATCGGACATTTTGGATGAAAGGGATGTTGATTCCAATCGACATTGTGTGGATCAGGGAGGGCAAAGTCGCCACCATTAACGCGAATATTCCTCCGCCGCGCTCACACGAAACGCCTGCTGTTGTCCGTCACCTCGCGGATCTTGTGTTGGAGGTTCCGGCAGGCTATGCCCAGGAGATGGGCATCAGCGAGGGGCAGGCAGTCCGTGTCACATATGAAGGAGTGAGTCGTTAG